A region of the Arenibacter antarcticus genome:
GTACCCAAACTGTTGAAGGGAACCAACGCCTACCGTTGCCTTAAAGTGGCTTTATGGTTTATGGTAGGTTCTAGCGTTGGACCATGGGCTATGGGTCCTATTATGACCCTTTTGGGACCAGAATCTATTTGGTATCGATTGGCGATATATTTTTACTTGCATTTTCAATATAACGGCTGGATGGTTTTTGCACTTATCGGCCTATTAATCTATTTCTTGGAACAACATCGAATCATGATGTCACCAATAACCTTTAAGGTATTTTTTTGGAGTTCGGGGGTTGGCATTATACTTAGTTCATTTCTCTCTGCCCTATGGACGGGACCAGGCCTTGCATTCTTTCTTTTGGGTGGAATGGGAGCTATCTTGCAGTTGGTTGGACTATTGATATTGATCAGGTTTTGTTATGTAAACCGCAGTTTGTTAAAATCCGAATTAACTACACTTCAATATGGTGTTTTGGTAGTGGTAAGTGTACTTTTATTATCTAAAATGCTGTTACAATTGCTTAGTTCCTTGCCCTATTTCGCGAATTTGGCCGCTACTATTATGGATTTCACCATAGGTTATTTACATTGGACCTTTTTGGGAGTGATTAGTGTTGGGGTATTCTTTTTTTTAGAATATTATAAATTAATTAAACTCACTAAATTATCCAATCTTATGTACTTGTTGGGATTTGTGTTTACAGAAGTACTTATTTTTTACAAAGGAATGGCAGCTTGGCAAAGATGGCCATTGGTTGATGGATATTTAATGTATTTGGCTTATGGAAGCGTCTTAATTCCTATAGCCATTTTATTAATCCTGTGGAGGTCTAATACTAGGGTAAAGGGAATTGTGTAGAAGCATCCCATCGTAAGATATTTTAATATATTGTATTGGATTTATACGGAGTTAGAGATGTTATTACACCTTACTTCTGTGCTGAAATATATGTAAAAATAGCATGGTCGATATTTTCCGGGCCTTGTTTTTGGCTATCCATGCCACCTCACCTTCAAAAAGCTCATCAATAGTGGCAAACCATTCGTTTAACCAAAGTCCAAAATGTTCCTGTGTAATAGTATGGCCCATTTTGTCATCTACTTCTTGATGGGCCACAATTGGGTTGCCCATATATTTTCGTTGGAGCAGGAGGTGGCTCTCCCAAAAATCGGTCAACAATTCCAGATGACTATCCCAATCTGTTATAATGCCGTTGAAAATAGGTCCTAGGACTTCATGCTTCCTTATTTTGGCATAAAAACTCAACACTAGTAGGTTAACATCCTTTCTCTCTTTAATTTCGGATTTTGTCGTCATGTACTTAAATAATTAATATTTATCATTGCAAAGATACTGGGTAAAGGTGGGGTTATAAAATAGTAATGGCGATCAAATCTATTATCTTTAAATGGCAATTTGGTAACTGCTGGAGCGTGAAAATTTTACCCGTCCGTTTGTCTGCCCTTATTTAACAGCCTAATAAGTAGAGCATGGTAGCATTATTAATCGTATTGATTCTCGGAGACAATCTTAAAAACCACATTGTTTAATCGTGCGTTTAAAGGGATTTGGCATGCCAGACGGCTCTCCTTTGTCGCTCCATTAATCTTGGACAGCGTATGTCTTTCCTCATCCTCCATTTTTTCATTGATTACCCCCTCCAAAATTTGGATATGACAGGTTCCGCACCATGCCCGCCCCTTACAATCGCCCCATTCCTCCAAATATTTATCAAATAGTAGTTCCATAAGACTATGGTATTCGTGAGTTTTAAAATCTGCGGTACATTTGTCCCCAAATTCATCAAAATAGGTTAAGGTGTACATATAGGGATATAAAGTTGATTTGTTAGCATAGGTTTTTAAATGGACTATAAACAGGCTTTAAATGAGGTTTGCGGCAATGGTGATAACACTAAACACCACACTCATTATTAATAGGTTGAAAGTTATTTTTGCCTTTAAATGTGCCAACACAGCTGCGTTATAGGCCATACATAGGATGGTGACCATCAAAACTAGGAAAAACCTTAATGCAATGGGCATTTCGTTTTTTAGAGCCAACATCACAGCAACAGAACCAATACAGCTTTGACCAATAATTGCTATGGTGGAATATCCTGTCTGTCCCTTTTTAAATTCCCTAAGTAATTCATTGTAAATTTTCATGAGATTCATATTTTAGTTTTCTATTCCCAAAACAAATCCTTGGTATTATCCACGAACTTGGTTTCGGGATGTAATTCTGATATGGTATTCATTTGTTCTTCCGTTGCAACTTTTTGAATTTCGTTAAAAAGGATCCTTTCCTCAAACCTAATATGGTTTTCTAGCTCTTCCTCTATTAGACTTATAATTTTCTTAAGCTCTGTGGAAGTATTAAATAGTCGCTCTAACCTTCTGTGTTGTGCAATGGCCTTTTTCACCAACTCATGGTCATTGCCCAATATTGGAAAAATATATTTCTCTTCTACTTCAAAATGGGGCACCAAATGTGTGGCATAAAACCAGTCCATATAGGTTTTCATCCGTTCCATGGATATTCCTTTTGAAAAACCTGTCCGTATTTTCCACGATAACAATAATCCTTGGTGATGCTCCCTGCTTATAGGCTGCATTGCCTTGTGTCTTTTAATTGGTTTTTTTTGTTCCATTTATGGTATCTTTTTATACTAGATCAACTTCCGTTTTTTATGCTCCACTATTTGGGCTTTCCAAAGTGGGGATTCCTTTAGTGGCATTCCTCTAAAACTTTCTGTAGTACTATTGCCTGATTATGCGTCGTATCCTTTGCACCATAAAGTAGGCTAAGGGTTTTCTCCTTTGCTTTTTCGCGAAGCTCTTTCAGTTCTTTCTCCTTTTCCTTCAATTCTATTCGGTATTTCTTCTCAAATTCTTCAAATTTCTCTGGATCGTGATCAAACCATTTTCTCAGTTTGTTGGAGGGTGCAATATCCTTTATCCAATCATCTAGCATGGCCCTTTCCTTGCTTATTCCCCTTGGCCAGATCCGATCAACCAAGATCCTATACCCATCGCTCTGCGCTGGGTCGTCATAGATTCGTTTTATCTGCGTTTTATTCATCTGAATCTGTTATTATTCCGAAGCTGTTTTTACTCACTAGTTGAGATTTGAATGCTCTAACGCTTGCCTACCCGTTCCGTTCAGGCGGGCGTCGAAGTGTTATCGAAAGTTTCTGTACGATGTCTAATTGTCTTGTATTGAGGTGTTTGACTATGAAAAATCATCTTCCGTTAGGGTGCATTTTAATTGGAAACCCGAATTATCCTTTGGCTATGTGGCCATCATTAGAAACCAATAGCGCAATCATAGGGAACATTTTGGCCTACTGTATGGGCACGGTCTTAAAACTTATTCGTGGAATACACTGTTTCTTAACCGCGCCATATAACAGTCAGATTACTATTACTTTATAGTTGTATATTAAGACTTAATTTAATCATTTAATTCCTTTTCTAGGGCCTCCGATTTTGGAAAAAGAATATTATTTTCCAAATGGATATGTCTGTGTAAATCCTCCTCGAACTCCTGAAGCAAAGAAAAAGTTACCCTATAGGTATTACATGCATCAGCCGGAGGGGTATAATTATCACTTAATTCGTCTATCAATCTAAAGCGATCTCCTTCGTTCTCGTGCTCTTGCATCATCATCTGAATTGGATTTTGAATGGTACCAAAATGAGGTTTCTCCAAGAGAGTCCCTGTTTGTTTGGCTTTTATCATTTTGCGAACAGCCGGGAAGAGAATTAACTCTTCTTTTTTCATATGCATGGCCAATTCCCCAGCACATTTATTAAAATGTTGAGTTATTTCCAATAGCTCTGGGTGTCGTTCCCCATGAACTCGACATAGTTTGGCCAAGTATTGATTTAAAATCGGGATTTGTGCCTCAACATACCTATGGTGTGTTTTTTCTATATAATCGGCAAGCAGATCTAGGGGCCAAGTCTTAAAATCAATAGTATCATCGTTTTTTTGATCCTGTACCGATTCAATTTCCTTTAAAAGTAGGTTTGCATCTATTTTGTTTTTTTCGGCGACTTCTACAATGCTCCTATTTCCCTTACAGCAAAAATCTATTTTATGATTTTTAAAAACTTGTGCGGTACGATAATTTTCGGCTACAATTTCACCAATGTTTTTCGTCATTAAATTTTCCATATTATTAATTATTAATTATTAAATATTAAAATGTATAGTAGAATCTTTTGCCATTATGGCAACGGCCTTAAAATTTTCTAATATTTTAAGACTGTGTTCCATGTTTGCTGGAATCAATAAGGTGGATCCTTTTTCTAAAAAGTATTCCTTCCCTTCTGCATTGAGAAAAGCTTCCCCTTCCTGTACTACGATTACCGCCTCTTTAGTGCTGTGGTGTAGTGGCATTTCTGTACCAGCCAAAGCATTTATTTGTAATATTTTTAGAGAATCACCTACTTCTAAATGTGTCAATTCAGGTCTATTTGATATTACCATGATCTAAAATTTTATGGTTTGTTCCCCAGTGTTCAATTTCATCCTTGGACCACAACGAAGGGAAAAATTTTCGTTGCTGATATTTTGGATGTAAATATTTCTTCCATTCGGATCCGCCCGTTGCTTCTTTGTTTTCACCCTTACTATTTAAATAATGTTCAGCGGTGTTCAAATGAATCAACGGCCATTCTACATTATAAAGCTTGTCAAAGCTGCGGAGCTTATGCCTAAGGGCATCCGGTATATAGGGGAGTCGTTCTAACTTATCTTCCAAGGTATTGCCCAACAAGCCGTTGGCCGTAGCTATAAATTTCTTTAAGTATTTATCTTCGAACAACTGTAGTGTCAATGATTTTTTACCGGTTTTTGGGTTGGTACCCGCATCTTTCCAATAAATTTTATCAAAACACTCCCGCAAATCTGGGTTATTTGAAAGTTGATTTTTATAGTTATTGCTGATTAAATTCACCAAGGAGGTACAATGGAGTTCAATCATTCGAAATTGAGCACATTGAAAACCGCTTGCAGGCGTAAGGGTAGATCGGAAGGTGTTGTAATCATCATAATTCATCCCAGTCCTCATTATATCGAAAGAGCTGATCAACATGGAGGTATATTTTATTAGTCGCTCTAATTTCACCATCAAAAAATCAGTAGTAATCTCCTTTTCGGCCACAACCTGTTCTAGTTCATGGAGCATCATTTTTAAAAATAGCTCCGTGACTTGGTGGTACATGATAAAAATGGATTCGTCCTTGAAATTAGTCCTAGGCTTTTGGAGGGAAAGTAAGGTGTCTACCTCTATATAATCCCAATAAGTAATGGGTTTGGCATGTAAAAGCCCTTTTAAGTAGGTCTCAGGATTTTCTCCTAGCGCAACGTATTTTTCGGAAATTTTATCAATGGTATTGTCCATGGTTTACTTTTTATGATAATTAAGTCCATATATAAAAAGGGCAGCGACTTTTACGACTTCCATTCCCACAAAATAAATGTGGGCGTGTGAGATTGGTACTATTTTATTTTCAATAACGGCATCGGCCCTTATGTCTAAAATTGGCAATAGAACAAGGGTCTGGATTACTAAGATAGATATGGGAATAAGTAGGTATAGATTGCTCCATCTAATAATTTTTCCGGCTGTTCTATAAATTTGGATCATTATGATCAAAGCCAATGCCCATTCTACTTTATTTAATGCGTGAAATACCAATTTCCCTATTTTTAATCCCAAGGGCAGGGAGAGTTCGGCAACTTGGAATTTTAGCCACGCCTCCATAAAGCTTATGGCCCCTACAAAACCTATCCATATAAAAACGGAGGCGGGTATTATGGGGTATTTTGTTGCTATTTTCATATCAGTGTCTTTCTGTTGTTGGTGTTGAAGGATTTAATTTTTAAATGGAACATTTCTGCCATTTTATTTGCCCTCCATTGGGCTTCCTCTGCCTTTTCTCCTTCAAAATTCTCGTTCAGGGTTTGATCGAATAAAAATACCCATCGCTCAAAATGATCCTTTTCAACGGCTAGGTTAACATGGGGCATAAATGGATTTCCGTAGTAGGAACTTGTACCCAGTAATACCGTACCCCAAAACGTGCACATTTTTTTTAAATGCCCTTCCCAATTATCTTTGATTACTTCGTTAAAAAGAGGTGCCAACATACTGTCTTTCCTTACTTTGTAATAAAAGGCATCTACCAAGAGTTGAATGTCACCTATATGTTGTATTGAATGTTTCATTAGAAAAACGACTTATATAGTTCTGGGTTCCAGTACATAATTATATAGAACATGGCAAAGCCTACGAATGATATAATCAGGGCCCACACCCAAGCTGGGATGGCTTTTGGGGTCTCAGATCCCCGTATTACGAACGAATCCTTGGTTTCACTCCCATAGGCGTTAATGGTAATTGGAATTTGGGTGTCCACTACCTCATTATTTTTAAGTCCCACCACAGAAATAGAGGGACCGTTGCGGACTTCAAACGGAATGGTCCTAATTCCTTCCACATTATTGGATGACCTTGCTACAATCTTTAGAATATGTTTGCCATCGGGTATCTTGGTCGTGTCCAACACAAACTTTACCGGTGGCGCAAACTCTGCAAAAGGTTGCTGCTCCTCATCTAGATATACCTTTATAATTCTATTGTCCTCCATCTGCTTTAAAATTTTTGTCCCAAACAATATTCTTGATATGGTCTGGACCGTTCTCTTTGGGCCGTACTAGAAATTTTATACTGAAGAACAAGGTTATAGCAACCAATATAAGGGCAGACCATGTTATGATATAATCTACGTAGCCAGTTGGTCCTCGGCCATGTGTAATGTCTTCCAAGCCTTTTGGCTGATTCTCTTTACAGAGGTCACAGGCCATCATCATTGGTTGGTAGGCGAAGAACAGTAGCAATATGATTAAATACTTTTTCATTTTCTCCAATAATCGTTTGCTGCGGCAATCGTTTGGAACTCCAAGGCGATTATCTGTGCCGAGGCTATTAACTGCTGGGTGTCGGTCGCATAGTCCGAACGTAGCTTTTTCCGCGTTTCTGGGTCGGTTTGGATCTCGGCAATGGATTTTCTTGCCAAGGTAATTGCCAATTGCCTGCCCTGAAAAGGGGTTTCTGTAATTAAACTGGTTAAATAGTTCTCCATTCCTTCCATTTTAAATTATTTTATTTTTTATCTATTCTTATCGGTTATTGGTTGGCCTGATTTTCAATAAAAGCCCTAAATTTTTTTACATCCTCTTCCTTTACCTCTGATGCACTATTGCCCCAACTACTGCGTTCGTGGTTTGCAATAGCCGCTATTTCGGCATCGGAAAGTTGATCAGAGAAGGGTTGCATAGAGGCGTATTCGCTTCGGGCATCGTAGCCTTGTAAGATGATCCTGATCATCAGTTCAGGGTCATCGTCGTTTACGATCGGACTTCCCGCCAAAGGTGGAAATGCTCCTGAAACCCCTTTTCCATTATCTTGATGGCATACAGCACAAGTCTGTTTGTATAGTTGTGCCCCGTTTAGGGCAGCGCTTTCTTGTTCACCCCGCATTTCTCCGGTCTGTATCTGCTTTAATGCAGGAATAAATTCCTCGACCTGTCCGTCTGGGAGCTTTACTTGCTTTAAGGATTGTAGGTAGGCTACCAGTTGTAGTGCTTCCTCCTTGGCTATGACCGTAGTTCCCGATGGAGGGGCAAATGCTTCAGGAAGGTTGACCACCACGTCCTTCTGTTTTACCGAACCGCTGTCTATCATTTGAAATAACCAAGGGTAGGAGGGCATTACAGACTCGCCCACCACGCTACGAGGATTAAACAAGTGGAGCAAATGCCAATCCTTACTGGATTGTCTTCGACCTATATCGGTAAGGTCAGGGCCCGTTCGTTCACTTCCCAAAAGGGAAGGCGATTGTCGCCATATATCCATGCGTTCCTTACTGTAATAATAGTCGGATGGAATAGAAGGGCGATCCCCCCATGTTTTATCCATCTCTATATTACGGACCTGTTGGGTATGGCAAGCCACACAACCTTCGCTGATATAGACGTGTAGGCCTTGTCTTTCACTGTTGGTCATGTTAGACTGGCCAGGTAAGGGCTCTACATCCTGCATCTGGTAGGCGGGAAATACCGCAATTAGAAAACTCAAGGATACAAAGCCAATAAGGGCAGCAAGGACAAGTATTTTATGGTTCTTATGAAAGTCGAACATTTCGTTTTATTTTAATTGTTCACGCGTTCCAGTAATGGAGCGTCCAATGTTTTTACTAATTTTTTATTATTTACCATATAATAAAAGTTATATGCAAAAACCAGATGTGAGACAAACATTAACGAGCCACCTATGGCACGCCATACCCAATACGGTTTCATTAAGATTACAGACTCTAAAAAAGGATTTCCATCGATCCAGCTAAGTCCTTTCAGCGTACCACCGGCCATTAGTGACATCATATAAGCGAAGAGACCTATGAACGCCATCCAAAAATGGGCACCCACAAAAATTTGTGGTGGTTCCTTACCCGTTAATTTTGGCAGAATAGTATATATGCAGGCCCAAAGAATAAATGTTATGATCCCGTACATGGTCATATGGGAGTGAGCTACGTTAAAATCGGTAAAATGCCATACATAATTGGTAAATCTGAAGGCTTGTAAGCTACCTTGTGTTGAGCCTACAAAGTAAAATATGACACCTACCAAAAAGAATGGTAGGACATAACTTTTAGAAATATGGTTCCAGCTCCCCTTCATGGTCATAAGGAAATTGGTAGTACCGGCAACTACCGGAATAAACATGCCCGCACTAAATACTATGGCGGTGGTCTGTAGCCACCAGGGTAGGGGACTGAACACAAAATGATGGGTTCCTATCATAGTATAGAACAACATTTGTGTCCAAAAGGCCAACACCCCCAAGGAATAGGAGTAAATGGGTTTGTTAAGTGAAGAGGGAAGATAATAATATATCAATCCCAAGGTAAATGTCATAAACCACATGCCTACTCCCTGATGCATATAATAACCCTGTATTATGGTCTCACCCAGCCCGTCTTGAAAATAGGGCAAATACCCAATGATGGCCAATACAGTTGTCCAGATAAGTGCAGCCAGTATATACCAGTTGGACACGTAGATATCCTTTATTTTTCGGTTGGCAACAGTTTTGTAGAAATTCCAAAAGGTAATCACGAGGGCGATTGCGAAAAGTAGCATGACAGGCCATATATACTCCCGATATTCCCCACCTCCATTGTTGATGCCGGCCATTAATGAAAGAGTACCCAAAAGGAGGGTTAGGTTGATCAGTATCCATGAATACCAAGCACTTTTATAACTATGTATGGCGGTATTTGAAGTACGGGCTATCACAAAATAACCCAGACCAATCATAGATAAGGAGGCCCATCCCCAAAAAACGGCATTCGTATGTACTGGTCGGAGACGACCAAAAGAAAGCCAGGATTGGCTGTCCATTTCTGGCCATATGAATTTCATACCTACATACTGCCCTACAAGTGTTCCAAAAACCAACCAGAAAACAGCGGCACCCAAGTAATAAATTACAATTTTTTTAAGTGGTTCCGGGGTGTCTATACTGAGGGGAGTATTTTTTTTCTCATCAAACATGGGGTTTTCGGGCTCATGTGTTACCTTATTGACGAGACCTTTACGATCTATTACCTGTTGGTCGCTTCCCAATTCCTTTCCGGATAACTTATAAGTGAGGGCTTTCTTTCGCCGCTCTAAAATTAGGTCTATTTCATTCTCGTCCATACCTATCAATTCTTCGGAGAATGCCAAATCTTTCTTATGTAATTGCTTTCTTTTAAAAGAATCTATATAAGAATTGAGTTTGGCCATTAGTATAATGACAGCGACAATGAGAACAATAAAGAGCAACACGAAAGTTCCTATTATTCCAGGGCTGCTTATCCAATTATCCGTGTTTATAGTGCTACTATTTTGTGGAAATAATAGCAGTGGTAAAAACAGAAGGAGTGGTATTATGGTAGTTGTTTTGCTATTCATATTGAGATATTAATACCTTTTTATCTTTTATCTAATTTATAAAATGTAATCTGATTTAAAGTACTATTTAAAAATTAATTTACCGTTTTAAATGGGTCAACCCAATATCCAATCCAGTGGCTAATTCGTACATGGTGGTATTTTGAAGCATATGCGTAAGGTTTTCTCGTACCACCACAAATTTATGGTGTACCGGACATGGCTTTCGAGAATCACACTGTTTTAAACCCAATCCGCATCCATGAAAAATACTGTCCCCATCTATGGCATTTACGATATCGTACAAATTTATGGTATCCATCTTGGTTCGTTCCATCTGAAATCCTCCCGTGGGACCCTTATGGGAATCTACCAAACCGTTTTTGGCAAGGGACTGTAGTATCTTCGCCGTAAAAGCTTCGGGGGAATCTATTTCCTTTGCAATTTCTTTTAGACTAACACGATTGTTGTGCAAGGACCTTACTGCAATAAATATTGTTGCTTTTATTCCGTATTCACAAGCTTTGGAAAACATAGTCTATCTTATATTAATTTAGTACAAATATAAGTCAAATTCTTATTTCGGACAAATTTATCCTAAATAATTGATTTCACCTAATTTTTTGTTATTTAAAGAATTCAGGGGCAGTAAATTACTGCTCTCTATATAGGTGGCATCCATTTTTCCCTTAAAGAACTTCTAGGGGGTAAATATAAAAATCAAAAACGAAATCACCGCTATATTAATGTAATGTTACCATGTGTTCATGTGAAAATGGGTCCATGTGTCTATTGGTTATGTTCAGTTAAGTGTGACATTGTTATTCATTGTGAAGTGCCAATTACCGATCTATTGCTACCTTTTCTATTTTTCTTTCTATGCATATTTCCAATTTAACGTATCCCTCTAATCACAGGTTCCCAAACGACTGTGGCTTCTGTTTCTTTGGTCTT
Encoded here:
- a CDS encoding group III truncated hemoglobin, with translation MTTKSEIKERKDVNLLVLSFYAKIRKHEVLGPIFNGIITDWDSHLELLTDFWESHLLLQRKYMGNPIVAHQEVDDKMGHTITQEHFGLWLNEWFATIDELFEGEVAWIAKNKARKISTMLFLHIFQHRSKV
- a CDS encoding 2Fe-2S iron-sulfur cluster-binding protein, translating into MYTLTYFDEFGDKCTADFKTHEYHSLMELLFDKYLEEWGDCKGRAWCGTCHIQILEGVINEKMEDEERHTLSKINGATKESRLACQIPLNARLNNVVFKIVSENQYD
- a CDS encoding hemerythrin domain-containing protein, which translates into the protein MEQKKPIKRHKAMQPISREHHQGLLLSWKIRTGFSKGISMERMKTYMDWFYATHLVPHFEVEEKYIFPILGNDHELVKKAIAQHRRLERLFNTSTELKKIISLIEEELENHIRFEERILFNEIQKVATEEQMNTISELHPETKFVDNTKDLFWE
- a CDS encoding DUF488 domain-containing protein produces the protein MNKTQIKRIYDDPAQSDGYRILVDRIWPRGISKERAMLDDWIKDIAPSNKLRKWFDHDPEKFEEFEKKYRIELKEKEKELKELREKAKEKTLSLLYGAKDTTHNQAIVLQKVLEECH
- the ric gene encoding iron-sulfur cluster repair di-iron protein; the protein is MENLMTKNIGEIVAENYRTAQVFKNHKIDFCCKGNRSIVEVAEKNKIDANLLLKEIESVQDQKNDDTIDFKTWPLDLLADYIEKTHHRYVEAQIPILNQYLAKLCRVHGERHPELLEITQHFNKCAGELAMHMKKEELILFPAVRKMIKAKQTGTLLEKPHFGTIQNPIQMMMQEHENEGDRFRLIDELSDNYTPPADACNTYRVTFSLLQEFEEDLHRHIHLENNILFPKSEALEKELND
- a CDS encoding cupin domain-containing protein; the protein is MVISNRPELTHLEVGDSLKILQINALAGTEMPLHHSTKEAVIVVQEGEAFLNAEGKEYFLEKGSTLLIPANMEHSLKILENFKAVAIMAKDSTIHFNI
- a CDS encoding tryptophan 2,3-dioxygenase family protein, with product MDNTIDKISEKYVALGENPETYLKGLLHAKPITYWDYIEVDTLLSLQKPRTNFKDESIFIMYHQVTELFLKMMLHELEQVVAEKEITTDFLMVKLERLIKYTSMLISSFDIMRTGMNYDDYNTFRSTLTPASGFQCAQFRMIELHCTSLVNLISNNYKNQLSNNPDLRECFDKIYWKDAGTNPKTGKKSLTLQLFEDKYLKKFIATANGLLGNTLEDKLERLPYIPDALRHKLRSFDKLYNVEWPLIHLNTAEHYLNSKGENKEATGGSEWKKYLHPKYQQRKFFPSLWSKDEIEHWGTNHKILDHGNIK
- a CDS encoding group III truncated hemoglobin: MKHSIQHIGDIQLLVDAFYYKVRKDSMLAPLFNEVIKDNWEGHLKKMCTFWGTVLLGTSSYYGNPFMPHVNLAVEKDHFERWVFLFDQTLNENFEGEKAEEAQWRANKMAEMFHLKIKSFNTNNRKTLI
- a CDS encoding cytochrome C; translation: MEDNRIIKVYLDEEQQPFAEFAPPVKFVLDTTKIPDGKHILKIVARSSNNVEGIRTIPFEVRNGPSISVVGLKNNEVVDTQIPITINAYGSETKDSFVIRGSETPKAIPAWVWALIISFVGFAMFYIIMYWNPELYKSFF
- a CDS encoding hexameric tyrosine-coordinated heme protein — translated: MENYLTSLITETPFQGRQLAITLARKSIAEIQTDPETRKKLRSDYATDTQQLIASAQIIALEFQTIAAANDYWRK
- a CDS encoding cbb3-type cytochrome c oxidase subunit II, whose product is MFDFHKNHKILVLAALIGFVSLSFLIAVFPAYQMQDVEPLPGQSNMTNSERQGLHVYISEGCVACHTQQVRNIEMDKTWGDRPSIPSDYYYSKERMDIWRQSPSLLGSERTGPDLTDIGRRQSSKDWHLLHLFNPRSVVGESVMPSYPWLFQMIDSGSVKQKDVVVNLPEAFAPPSGTTVIAKEEALQLVAYLQSLKQVKLPDGQVEEFIPALKQIQTGEMRGEQESAALNGAQLYKQTCAVCHQDNGKGVSGAFPPLAGSPIVNDDDPELMIRIILQGYDARSEYASMQPFSDQLSDAEIAAIANHERSSWGNSASEVKEEDVKKFRAFIENQANQ
- a CDS encoding cbb3-type cytochrome c oxidase subunit I, which codes for MNSKTTTIIPLLLFLPLLLFPQNSSTINTDNWISSPGIIGTFVLLFIVLIVAVIILMAKLNSYIDSFKRKQLHKKDLAFSEELIGMDENEIDLILERRKKALTYKLSGKELGSDQQVIDRKGLVNKVTHEPENPMFDEKKNTPLSIDTPEPLKKIVIYYLGAAVFWLVFGTLVGQYVGMKFIWPEMDSQSWLSFGRLRPVHTNAVFWGWASLSMIGLGYFVIARTSNTAIHSYKSAWYSWILINLTLLLGTLSLMAGINNGGGEYREYIWPVMLLFAIALVITFWNFYKTVANRKIKDIYVSNWYILAALIWTTVLAIIGYLPYFQDGLGETIIQGYYMHQGVGMWFMTFTLGLIYYYLPSSLNKPIYSYSLGVLAFWTQMLFYTMIGTHHFVFSPLPWWLQTTAIVFSAGMFIPVVAGTTNFLMTMKGSWNHISKSYVLPFFLVGVIFYFVGSTQGSLQAFRFTNYVWHFTDFNVAHSHMTMYGIITFILWACIYTILPKLTGKEPPQIFVGAHFWMAFIGLFAYMMSLMAGGTLKGLSWIDGNPFLESVILMKPYWVWRAIGGSLMFVSHLVFAYNFYYMVNNKKLVKTLDAPLLERVNN
- a CDS encoding Rrf2 family transcriptional regulator, translating into MFSKACEYGIKATIFIAVRSLHNNRVSLKEIAKEIDSPEAFTAKILQSLAKNGLVDSHKGPTGGFQMERTKMDTINLYDIVNAIDGDSIFHGCGLGLKQCDSRKPCPVHHKFVVVRENLTHMLQNTTMYELATGLDIGLTHLKR